The following are from one region of the Colias croceus chromosome 4, ilColCroc2.1 genome:
- the LOC123691345 gene encoding uncharacterized protein LOC123691345 isoform X4, protein MLIYYSFDEMKKSVSLEKINGTEVISNVNSKTSRCNLSKIPSHNKRRPIKSSGQVCEHYQIIIRPKLHKSSSLSDLTPQTSDYSFDFFTTKNGCLCKHNRRYINIYENSGDTLEKYSRCLAESSYMSWNFKNKKMKKKIEMTPDTYAAKFAADFTYSGDHNASSYYAENSSTSSTDDATHQKMATFPFKPTPSGNLKVQSNQVVFQSSTVGVLLADPTQAKVKVKFEGKTTEELDDELNNLLTDNHDMNDEPNLQLQYGPRKSPNTQLHVKNVLEKNLNEKSRTETKNKELISMGYGQMEAIDWMHVQLPKKQELFQEFYRRVHNFINTDCIVHIGREEFHCHYMVLQIYSSFFNTNTQREIELPISNVKPDAFHTIYEWMIYSGSESNKLLKRENILDLYSAAQYLAIKDLEDQCWSFMENETIFDEDTAFVLYRKARIKNMTSVMELMVRRVKRFFLPLVASKDFLKLEAEEILTFLKSDYICVTSEIEVLMAGVRWLYGDWNLRKRFSVEVMRCVRFGLISPWQLVDIKRNPENAEILEIVNNPEVQQMVDDGLAYVIIKYWYGNNSKNYYHWIEVLGLSEPAERNWIGEEKNHVTYKEFLKYLEQFMVPKNQMYQQMAMMQPPRRSDDGPGSFRGKDQDKMEMRRPKIEIPSPATLMGLTDKDKFPGMSDLFNRKMRDSSPSRSPPATRSPPPMESTAPAQTTVHESTNKREIDRKQKPTIDEYRNAQECINASQYCQKEIQQIHVCDINTQITGQIYDPPEKDSTEELQSTNSDTTDTIGSSVTVNDTRKSQKRHSVAACYLAAALAGNRRNKLSTSILGPSNKNYIIDGSLFNWDRETVLVFGGIDPHTSYGVTGNTGKDIYRFDPVTNAWEYVGELPEPRHHHSVAFLRGRVFLVGGADPREDDLRGKSVVVSTVWSYEPVTRSWYSESGLAIPRKNFGLVVHKMALYAIGGQDKKGRVLRSVEKFDPKTGSWSEVRSMGVARMAVAAVKYREYIWVAGGMTGEKKKPVCKIVECYNSKTNEWTEIHSLRFPRCFATLFSMNDKLYIVGGAGKISDKDKTPSSVGDIDVWDWKDRQWKQETEMSIPRHGHALAYLGTQLIIIGGVTTIYMRALSNVESFCCERRAWIRGVASLPSPLSGHGAVTLPPASLM, encoded by the exons ATGTTAATATACTACTCGTTTGATGAAATGAAAAAGAGTGTTAGTCTAGAAAAG ATAAATGGCACTGAAGTAATTTCAAATGTAAATAGCAAGACTTCTAGATGTAATTTGTCtaa AATCCCGTCACATAACAAAAGGAGACCGATTAAATCGTCAGGGCAAGTTTGCGAacattatcaaattataataagacCAAAACTCCATAAAAGCAGTTCTTTATCTGATCTTACACCACAGACGAGCGACTATT CATTCGATTTCTTTACCACTAAAAACGGTTGTTTATGTAAACACAATCGACGATATATCAATATTTACGAGAATTCCGGAGACACGCTAGAAAAATACTCTAGATGCCTAGCTGAATCTTCATATATGTCGtggaattttaaaaacaa aaagatGAAGAAAAAGATCGAGATGACCCCTGATACATATGCAGCAAAATTTGCAGCCGATTTTACATATTCTGGCGATCATAATGCGTCTTCATATTATGCTGAAAACTCCAG CACGAGTAGCACAGACGATGCAACTCATCAAAAAATGGCGACATTCCCTTTTAAACCAACCCCAAGTGGAAATTTAAAAGTTCAATCCAATCAG GTAGTATTTCAGTCTTCCACAGTCGGAGTTTTGTTAGCTGATCCAACACAGGCAAAAGTTAAAGTTAAGTTTGAGGGTAAAACTACAGAAGAACTAGatgatgaattaaataatttactaactGATAATCATGATATGAAC GATGAACCGAATCTCCAACTGCAATATGGTCCCAGGAAAAGTCCTAATACGCAACTACACGTAAAAAATGTTctagaaaaaaatcttaatgaAAAGTCTCGTAcggaaacaaaaaataaagaattgatCAGCATGGGATATGGACAAATGGAAGCAATAGACTGGATGCATGTACAATTACCAAAGAAACAGGAATTATTTCAAGAATTCTATCGCAgagtacataattttat TAATACAGATTGCATTGTACACATTGGTCGTGAGGAATTTCATTGTCATTACATGGTACTTCAAATATATTCGTCATTCTTCAACACAAACACTCAAAGAGAAATAGAATTGCCCATT AGTAATGTAAAGCCAGATGCCTTTCACACTATTTATGAATGGATGATATACAGTGGTTCTGAAAGCAATAAGTTGTTAaaaagagaaaatattttagatttatattCAGCTGCTCAGTATTTAGCAATAAAAG ATTTAGAAGACCAATGTTGGTCCTTTATGGAAAACGAGACTATTTTTGATGAAGATACggcttttgttttatatagaaAAGCAAGGATCAAGAACATGACTTCTGTTATGGAATTGATG GTGCGCCGAGTCAAGAGGTTCTTTTTACCACTCGTTGCTTCAAAggattttcttaaattagaAGCTGAGGAGATATTgacgtttttgaagtcggatTATATCTGTGTGACaag TGAAATCGAGGTATTAATGGCTGGTGTAAGATGGCTGTACGGAGACTGGAACCTGCGCAAGCGCTTCTCTGTGGAAGTGATGCGATGTGTTCGCTTCGGTCTCATATCTCCATGGCAACTCGTCGACATCAAGAGGAACCCAGAGAATGCTGAGATATTGGAGATTGTCAATAATCCAGAAGTTCAACAAATGGTTGATGACGGCTTAGC ATAcgttatcataaaatattggtATGGAAacaattctaaaaactattatCATTGGATTGAAGTGTTGGGTTTATCTGAACCAGCTGAAAGAAATTGGATAGGCGAAGAAAAG AACCACGTGACGTACAAGGAGTTCCTCAAATATCTAGAACAGTTTATGGTGCCGAAAAATCAAATGTATCAACAGATGGCTATGATGCAGCCTCCAAGGAGAAGTGATGATGGGCCTG GTAGTTTTCGAGGAAAAGACCAAGATAAAATGGAAATGAGAAGGCCAAAAATAGAGATTCCCTCACCGGCTACACTGATGGGGTTGACGGACAAAGATAAGTTTCCAGGCATGAGTGATCTTTTCAATAGAAAG ATGCGAGACAGCAGTCCATCTCGATCGCCACCGGCTACAAGATCGCCTCCTCCTATGGAGAGCACTGCGCCCGCGCAAACTACAGTACATGAATCCACAAATAAACGTGAAATTGATAGAAAACAGAAGCCAACAATAGAC GAGTATAGAAACGCACAAGAATGTATAAATGCCAGCCAATATTGTCAAAAGGAAATTCAGCAAATACACGTCTGCGATATTAATACACAGATc ACAGGTCAAATTTATGATCCGCCTGAAAAAGATTCTACAGAGGAATTACAGTCAACTAACAGTGATACAACTGACACAATTGGATCCAGTGTAACAGTAAAT GATACAAGAAAGAGTCAAAAGAGACATAGCGTAGCAGCTTGTTACTTGGCTGCTGCTTTGGCAGGCAATAGAAG GAATAAATTGTCAACATCCATACTGGGTCCatccaataaaaattacatcatTGATGGATCTCTGTTTAATTGGGATCGTGAGACTGTCCTGGTGTTCGGAGGGATCGATCCACATACATCGTATGGGGTCACAGGAAATACTGGGAAGGATATTTACAG ATTTGATCCTGTAACAAATGCTTGGGAATATGTAGGCGAATTGCCCGAACCAAGGCATCATCATTCGGTTGCTTTTTTACGTGGACGGGTTTTTCTAGTTG GTGGTGCTGATCCTCGTGAAGACGATTTACGTGGTAAATCGGTAGTCGTATCAACAGTGTGGAGCTATGAACCGGTCACAAGGTCTTGGTACAGTGAATCAGGACTTGCAATACCAAGGAAAAACTTTGGTCTAGTTGTTCATAAGATGGCTTTGTATGCAATTGGAGGGCAAGATAAAAAGGGCAG AGTACTAAGATCAGTTGAGAAGTTCGATCCAAAGACGGGATCTTGGAGTGAGGTCCGTTCCATGGGGGTGGCGCGGATGGCAGTCGCAGCTGTCAAGTACAGAGAGTACATATGGGTGGCGGGCGGCATGACTGGCGAGAAGAAGAAACCCGTGTGCAAGATTGTGGAGTGCTATAATTCGAAGACGAATGA ATGGACGGAAATCCATAGTCTTCGTTTCCCAAGATGCTTTGCTACATTATTTTCCATGAATGACAAGCTGTATATTGTAGGTGGAGCCGGAAAAATATCCGATAAG GATAAAACACCCAGTAGTGTTGGAGACATTGATGTATGGGATTGGAAGGATCGACAGTGGAAGCAAGAAACTGAGATGTCCATACCGAGGCATGGACACGCACTTGCTTATTTGGGCACACAGCTCATTATTATTG GTGGTGTAACAACAATTTATATGCGGGCCCTAAGCAATGTGGAGTCATTTTGCTGCGAGCGTAGAGCCTGGATTCGAGGAGTGGCGTCTCTACCATCACCTCTCTCTGGCCACGGCGCAGTTACTTTACCCCCGGCGTCACTgatgtaa
- the LOC123691345 gene encoding uncharacterized protein LOC123691345 isoform X2 encodes MLIYYSFDEMKKSVSLEKINGTEVISNVNSKTSRCNLSKIPSHNKRRPIKSSGQVCEHYQIIIRPKLHKSSSLSDLTPQTSDYSFDFFTTKNGCLCKHNRRYINIYENSGDTLEKYSRCLAESSYMSWNFKNKKMKKKIEMTPDTYAAKFAADFTYSGDHNASSYYAENSSTSSTDDATHQKMATFPFKPTPSGNLKVQSNQVVFQSSTVGVLLADPTQAKVKVKFEGKTTEELDDELNNLLTDNHDMNDEPNLQLQYGPRKSPNTQLHVKNVLEKNLNEKSRTETKNKELISMGYGQMEAIDWMHVQLPKKQELFQEFYRRVHNFINTDCIVHIGREEFHCHYMVLQIYSSFFNTNTQREIELPISNVKPDAFHTIYEWMIYSGSESNKLLKRENILDLYSAAQYLAIKDLEDQCWSFMENETIFDEDTAFVLYRKARIKNMTSVMELMVRRVKRFFLPLVASKDFLKLEAEEILTFLKSDYICVTSEIEVLMAGVRWLYGDWNLRKRFSVEVMRCVRFGLISPWQLVDIKRNPENAEILEIVNNPEVQQMVDDGLAYVIIKYWYGNNSKNYYHWIEVLGLSEPAERNWIGEEKNHVTYKEFLKYLEQFMVPKNQMYQQMAMMQPPRRSDDGPGSFRGKDQDKMEMRRPKIEIPSPATLMGLTDKDKFPGMSDLFNRKMRDSSPSRSPPATRSPPPMESTAPAQTTVHESTNKREIDRKQKPTIDTGQIYDPPEKDSTEELQSTNSDTTDTIGSSVTVNDTRKSQKRHSVAACYLAAALAGNRRDSQNPERRPQTSNATRPDVGTRPLTSQNIISPEASLFNQSKESLARANMNKLSTSILGPSNKNYIIDGSLFNWDRETVLVFGGIDPHTSYGVTGNTGKDIYRFDPVTNAWEYVGELPEPRHHHSVAFLRGRVFLVGGADPREDDLRGKSVVVSTVWSYEPVTRSWYSESGLAIPRKNFGLVVHKMALYAIGGQDKKGRVLRSVEKFDPKTGSWSEVRSMGVARMAVAAVKYREYIWVAGGMTGEKKKPVCKIVECYNSKTNEWTEIHSLRFPRCFATLFSMNDKLYIVGGAGKISDKDKTPSSVGDIDVWDWKDRQWKQETEMSIPRHGHALAYLGTQLIIIGGVTTIYMRALSNVESFCCERRAWIRGVASLPSPLSGHGAVTLPPASLM; translated from the exons ATGTTAATATACTACTCGTTTGATGAAATGAAAAAGAGTGTTAGTCTAGAAAAG ATAAATGGCACTGAAGTAATTTCAAATGTAAATAGCAAGACTTCTAGATGTAATTTGTCtaa AATCCCGTCACATAACAAAAGGAGACCGATTAAATCGTCAGGGCAAGTTTGCGAacattatcaaattataataagacCAAAACTCCATAAAAGCAGTTCTTTATCTGATCTTACACCACAGACGAGCGACTATT CATTCGATTTCTTTACCACTAAAAACGGTTGTTTATGTAAACACAATCGACGATATATCAATATTTACGAGAATTCCGGAGACACGCTAGAAAAATACTCTAGATGCCTAGCTGAATCTTCATATATGTCGtggaattttaaaaacaa aaagatGAAGAAAAAGATCGAGATGACCCCTGATACATATGCAGCAAAATTTGCAGCCGATTTTACATATTCTGGCGATCATAATGCGTCTTCATATTATGCTGAAAACTCCAG CACGAGTAGCACAGACGATGCAACTCATCAAAAAATGGCGACATTCCCTTTTAAACCAACCCCAAGTGGAAATTTAAAAGTTCAATCCAATCAG GTAGTATTTCAGTCTTCCACAGTCGGAGTTTTGTTAGCTGATCCAACACAGGCAAAAGTTAAAGTTAAGTTTGAGGGTAAAACTACAGAAGAACTAGatgatgaattaaataatttactaactGATAATCATGATATGAAC GATGAACCGAATCTCCAACTGCAATATGGTCCCAGGAAAAGTCCTAATACGCAACTACACGTAAAAAATGTTctagaaaaaaatcttaatgaAAAGTCTCGTAcggaaacaaaaaataaagaattgatCAGCATGGGATATGGACAAATGGAAGCAATAGACTGGATGCATGTACAATTACCAAAGAAACAGGAATTATTTCAAGAATTCTATCGCAgagtacataattttat TAATACAGATTGCATTGTACACATTGGTCGTGAGGAATTTCATTGTCATTACATGGTACTTCAAATATATTCGTCATTCTTCAACACAAACACTCAAAGAGAAATAGAATTGCCCATT AGTAATGTAAAGCCAGATGCCTTTCACACTATTTATGAATGGATGATATACAGTGGTTCTGAAAGCAATAAGTTGTTAaaaagagaaaatattttagatttatattCAGCTGCTCAGTATTTAGCAATAAAAG ATTTAGAAGACCAATGTTGGTCCTTTATGGAAAACGAGACTATTTTTGATGAAGATACggcttttgttttatatagaaAAGCAAGGATCAAGAACATGACTTCTGTTATGGAATTGATG GTGCGCCGAGTCAAGAGGTTCTTTTTACCACTCGTTGCTTCAAAggattttcttaaattagaAGCTGAGGAGATATTgacgtttttgaagtcggatTATATCTGTGTGACaag TGAAATCGAGGTATTAATGGCTGGTGTAAGATGGCTGTACGGAGACTGGAACCTGCGCAAGCGCTTCTCTGTGGAAGTGATGCGATGTGTTCGCTTCGGTCTCATATCTCCATGGCAACTCGTCGACATCAAGAGGAACCCAGAGAATGCTGAGATATTGGAGATTGTCAATAATCCAGAAGTTCAACAAATGGTTGATGACGGCTTAGC ATAcgttatcataaaatattggtATGGAAacaattctaaaaactattatCATTGGATTGAAGTGTTGGGTTTATCTGAACCAGCTGAAAGAAATTGGATAGGCGAAGAAAAG AACCACGTGACGTACAAGGAGTTCCTCAAATATCTAGAACAGTTTATGGTGCCGAAAAATCAAATGTATCAACAGATGGCTATGATGCAGCCTCCAAGGAGAAGTGATGATGGGCCTG GTAGTTTTCGAGGAAAAGACCAAGATAAAATGGAAATGAGAAGGCCAAAAATAGAGATTCCCTCACCGGCTACACTGATGGGGTTGACGGACAAAGATAAGTTTCCAGGCATGAGTGATCTTTTCAATAGAAAG ATGCGAGACAGCAGTCCATCTCGATCGCCACCGGCTACAAGATCGCCTCCTCCTATGGAGAGCACTGCGCCCGCGCAAACTACAGTACATGAATCCACAAATAAACGTGAAATTGATAGAAAACAGAAGCCAACAATAGAC ACAGGTCAAATTTATGATCCGCCTGAAAAAGATTCTACAGAGGAATTACAGTCAACTAACAGTGATACAACTGACACAATTGGATCCAGTGTAACAGTAAAT GATACAAGAAAGAGTCAAAAGAGACATAGCGTAGCAGCTTGTTACTTGGCTGCTGCTTTGGCAGGCAATAGAAG AGATTCCCAAAATCCTGAAAGACGTCCTCAAACAAGCAATGCAACTCGTCCTGATGTAGGGACACGGCCACTGACGtcacaaaatattatcagCCCTGAAGCATCTCTGTTCAATCAGTCAAAGGAATCACTTGCTAGAGCTAATAT GAATAAATTGTCAACATCCATACTGGGTCCatccaataaaaattacatcatTGATGGATCTCTGTTTAATTGGGATCGTGAGACTGTCCTGGTGTTCGGAGGGATCGATCCACATACATCGTATGGGGTCACAGGAAATACTGGGAAGGATATTTACAG ATTTGATCCTGTAACAAATGCTTGGGAATATGTAGGCGAATTGCCCGAACCAAGGCATCATCATTCGGTTGCTTTTTTACGTGGACGGGTTTTTCTAGTTG GTGGTGCTGATCCTCGTGAAGACGATTTACGTGGTAAATCGGTAGTCGTATCAACAGTGTGGAGCTATGAACCGGTCACAAGGTCTTGGTACAGTGAATCAGGACTTGCAATACCAAGGAAAAACTTTGGTCTAGTTGTTCATAAGATGGCTTTGTATGCAATTGGAGGGCAAGATAAAAAGGGCAG AGTACTAAGATCAGTTGAGAAGTTCGATCCAAAGACGGGATCTTGGAGTGAGGTCCGTTCCATGGGGGTGGCGCGGATGGCAGTCGCAGCTGTCAAGTACAGAGAGTACATATGGGTGGCGGGCGGCATGACTGGCGAGAAGAAGAAACCCGTGTGCAAGATTGTGGAGTGCTATAATTCGAAGACGAATGA ATGGACGGAAATCCATAGTCTTCGTTTCCCAAGATGCTTTGCTACATTATTTTCCATGAATGACAAGCTGTATATTGTAGGTGGAGCCGGAAAAATATCCGATAAG GATAAAACACCCAGTAGTGTTGGAGACATTGATGTATGGGATTGGAAGGATCGACAGTGGAAGCAAGAAACTGAGATGTCCATACCGAGGCATGGACACGCACTTGCTTATTTGGGCACACAGCTCATTATTATTG GTGGTGTAACAACAATTTATATGCGGGCCCTAAGCAATGTGGAGTCATTTTGCTGCGAGCGTAGAGCCTGGATTCGAGGAGTGGCGTCTCTACCATCACCTCTCTCTGGCCACGGCGCAGTTACTTTACCCCCGGCGTCACTgatgtaa
- the LOC123691345 gene encoding uncharacterized protein LOC123691345 isoform X1, with translation MLIYYSFDEMKKSVSLEKINGTEVISNVNSKTSRCNLSKIPSHNKRRPIKSSGQVCEHYQIIIRPKLHKSSSLSDLTPQTSDYSFDFFTTKNGCLCKHNRRYINIYENSGDTLEKYSRCLAESSYMSWNFKNKKMKKKIEMTPDTYAAKFAADFTYSGDHNASSYYAENSSTSSTDDATHQKMATFPFKPTPSGNLKVQSNQVVFQSSTVGVLLADPTQAKVKVKFEGKTTEELDDELNNLLTDNHDMNDEPNLQLQYGPRKSPNTQLHVKNVLEKNLNEKSRTETKNKELISMGYGQMEAIDWMHVQLPKKQELFQEFYRRVHNFINTDCIVHIGREEFHCHYMVLQIYSSFFNTNTQREIELPISNVKPDAFHTIYEWMIYSGSESNKLLKRENILDLYSAAQYLAIKDLEDQCWSFMENETIFDEDTAFVLYRKARIKNMTSVMELMVRRVKRFFLPLVASKDFLKLEAEEILTFLKSDYICVTSEIEVLMAGVRWLYGDWNLRKRFSVEVMRCVRFGLISPWQLVDIKRNPENAEILEIVNNPEVQQMVDDGLAYVIIKYWYGNNSKNYYHWIEVLGLSEPAERNWIGEEKNHVTYKEFLKYLEQFMVPKNQMYQQMAMMQPPRRSDDGPGSFRGKDQDKMEMRRPKIEIPSPATLMGLTDKDKFPGMSDLFNRKMRDSSPSRSPPATRSPPPMESTAPAQTTVHESTNKREIDRKQKPTIDEYRNAQECINASQYCQKEIQQIHVCDINTQITGQIYDPPEKDSTEELQSTNSDTTDTIGSSVTVNDTRKSQKRHSVAACYLAAALAGNRRDSQNPERRPQTSNATRPDVGTRPLTSQNIISPEASLFNQSKESLARANMNKLSTSILGPSNKNYIIDGSLFNWDRETVLVFGGIDPHTSYGVTGNTGKDIYRFDPVTNAWEYVGELPEPRHHHSVAFLRGRVFLVGGADPREDDLRGKSVVVSTVWSYEPVTRSWYSESGLAIPRKNFGLVVHKMALYAIGGQDKKGRVLRSVEKFDPKTGSWSEVRSMGVARMAVAAVKYREYIWVAGGMTGEKKKPVCKIVECYNSKTNEWTEIHSLRFPRCFATLFSMNDKLYIVGGAGKISDKDKTPSSVGDIDVWDWKDRQWKQETEMSIPRHGHALAYLGTQLIIIGGVTTIYMRALSNVESFCCERRAWIRGVASLPSPLSGHGAVTLPPASLM, from the exons ATGTTAATATACTACTCGTTTGATGAAATGAAAAAGAGTGTTAGTCTAGAAAAG ATAAATGGCACTGAAGTAATTTCAAATGTAAATAGCAAGACTTCTAGATGTAATTTGTCtaa AATCCCGTCACATAACAAAAGGAGACCGATTAAATCGTCAGGGCAAGTTTGCGAacattatcaaattataataagacCAAAACTCCATAAAAGCAGTTCTTTATCTGATCTTACACCACAGACGAGCGACTATT CATTCGATTTCTTTACCACTAAAAACGGTTGTTTATGTAAACACAATCGACGATATATCAATATTTACGAGAATTCCGGAGACACGCTAGAAAAATACTCTAGATGCCTAGCTGAATCTTCATATATGTCGtggaattttaaaaacaa aaagatGAAGAAAAAGATCGAGATGACCCCTGATACATATGCAGCAAAATTTGCAGCCGATTTTACATATTCTGGCGATCATAATGCGTCTTCATATTATGCTGAAAACTCCAG CACGAGTAGCACAGACGATGCAACTCATCAAAAAATGGCGACATTCCCTTTTAAACCAACCCCAAGTGGAAATTTAAAAGTTCAATCCAATCAG GTAGTATTTCAGTCTTCCACAGTCGGAGTTTTGTTAGCTGATCCAACACAGGCAAAAGTTAAAGTTAAGTTTGAGGGTAAAACTACAGAAGAACTAGatgatgaattaaataatttactaactGATAATCATGATATGAAC GATGAACCGAATCTCCAACTGCAATATGGTCCCAGGAAAAGTCCTAATACGCAACTACACGTAAAAAATGTTctagaaaaaaatcttaatgaAAAGTCTCGTAcggaaacaaaaaataaagaattgatCAGCATGGGATATGGACAAATGGAAGCAATAGACTGGATGCATGTACAATTACCAAAGAAACAGGAATTATTTCAAGAATTCTATCGCAgagtacataattttat TAATACAGATTGCATTGTACACATTGGTCGTGAGGAATTTCATTGTCATTACATGGTACTTCAAATATATTCGTCATTCTTCAACACAAACACTCAAAGAGAAATAGAATTGCCCATT AGTAATGTAAAGCCAGATGCCTTTCACACTATTTATGAATGGATGATATACAGTGGTTCTGAAAGCAATAAGTTGTTAaaaagagaaaatattttagatttatattCAGCTGCTCAGTATTTAGCAATAAAAG ATTTAGAAGACCAATGTTGGTCCTTTATGGAAAACGAGACTATTTTTGATGAAGATACggcttttgttttatatagaaAAGCAAGGATCAAGAACATGACTTCTGTTATGGAATTGATG GTGCGCCGAGTCAAGAGGTTCTTTTTACCACTCGTTGCTTCAAAggattttcttaaattagaAGCTGAGGAGATATTgacgtttttgaagtcggatTATATCTGTGTGACaag TGAAATCGAGGTATTAATGGCTGGTGTAAGATGGCTGTACGGAGACTGGAACCTGCGCAAGCGCTTCTCTGTGGAAGTGATGCGATGTGTTCGCTTCGGTCTCATATCTCCATGGCAACTCGTCGACATCAAGAGGAACCCAGAGAATGCTGAGATATTGGAGATTGTCAATAATCCAGAAGTTCAACAAATGGTTGATGACGGCTTAGC ATAcgttatcataaaatattggtATGGAAacaattctaaaaactattatCATTGGATTGAAGTGTTGGGTTTATCTGAACCAGCTGAAAGAAATTGGATAGGCGAAGAAAAG AACCACGTGACGTACAAGGAGTTCCTCAAATATCTAGAACAGTTTATGGTGCCGAAAAATCAAATGTATCAACAGATGGCTATGATGCAGCCTCCAAGGAGAAGTGATGATGGGCCTG GTAGTTTTCGAGGAAAAGACCAAGATAAAATGGAAATGAGAAGGCCAAAAATAGAGATTCCCTCACCGGCTACACTGATGGGGTTGACGGACAAAGATAAGTTTCCAGGCATGAGTGATCTTTTCAATAGAAAG ATGCGAGACAGCAGTCCATCTCGATCGCCACCGGCTACAAGATCGCCTCCTCCTATGGAGAGCACTGCGCCCGCGCAAACTACAGTACATGAATCCACAAATAAACGTGAAATTGATAGAAAACAGAAGCCAACAATAGAC GAGTATAGAAACGCACAAGAATGTATAAATGCCAGCCAATATTGTCAAAAGGAAATTCAGCAAATACACGTCTGCGATATTAATACACAGATc ACAGGTCAAATTTATGATCCGCCTGAAAAAGATTCTACAGAGGAATTACAGTCAACTAACAGTGATACAACTGACACAATTGGATCCAGTGTAACAGTAAAT GATACAAGAAAGAGTCAAAAGAGACATAGCGTAGCAGCTTGTTACTTGGCTGCTGCTTTGGCAGGCAATAGAAG AGATTCCCAAAATCCTGAAAGACGTCCTCAAACAAGCAATGCAACTCGTCCTGATGTAGGGACACGGCCACTGACGtcacaaaatattatcagCCCTGAAGCATCTCTGTTCAATCAGTCAAAGGAATCACTTGCTAGAGCTAATAT GAATAAATTGTCAACATCCATACTGGGTCCatccaataaaaattacatcatTGATGGATCTCTGTTTAATTGGGATCGTGAGACTGTCCTGGTGTTCGGAGGGATCGATCCACATACATCGTATGGGGTCACAGGAAATACTGGGAAGGATATTTACAG ATTTGATCCTGTAACAAATGCTTGGGAATATGTAGGCGAATTGCCCGAACCAAGGCATCATCATTCGGTTGCTTTTTTACGTGGACGGGTTTTTCTAGTTG GTGGTGCTGATCCTCGTGAAGACGATTTACGTGGTAAATCGGTAGTCGTATCAACAGTGTGGAGCTATGAACCGGTCACAAGGTCTTGGTACAGTGAATCAGGACTTGCAATACCAAGGAAAAACTTTGGTCTAGTTGTTCATAAGATGGCTTTGTATGCAATTGGAGGGCAAGATAAAAAGGGCAG AGTACTAAGATCAGTTGAGAAGTTCGATCCAAAGACGGGATCTTGGAGTGAGGTCCGTTCCATGGGGGTGGCGCGGATGGCAGTCGCAGCTGTCAAGTACAGAGAGTACATATGGGTGGCGGGCGGCATGACTGGCGAGAAGAAGAAACCCGTGTGCAAGATTGTGGAGTGCTATAATTCGAAGACGAATGA ATGGACGGAAATCCATAGTCTTCGTTTCCCAAGATGCTTTGCTACATTATTTTCCATGAATGACAAGCTGTATATTGTAGGTGGAGCCGGAAAAATATCCGATAAG GATAAAACACCCAGTAGTGTTGGAGACATTGATGTATGGGATTGGAAGGATCGACAGTGGAAGCAAGAAACTGAGATGTCCATACCGAGGCATGGACACGCACTTGCTTATTTGGGCACACAGCTCATTATTATTG GTGGTGTAACAACAATTTATATGCGGGCCCTAAGCAATGTGGAGTCATTTTGCTGCGAGCGTAGAGCCTGGATTCGAGGAGTGGCGTCTCTACCATCACCTCTCTCTGGCCACGGCGCAGTTACTTTACCCCCGGCGTCACTgatgtaa